Sequence from the Candidatus Methylarchaceae archaeon HK02M2 genome:
GCCTTTTAAAAGTGTCAGATTAATATTAAGCTCAGACCATCTTAGAATAAAATCTAAAATATCTTTGGGAAGATCGATACCTAAAATTTCCGATATAAGATCGCTGACAATAATTCTTCCACCAACTAAGAATCCATATTTTCTTTCTCCATTTACAACATAATGGATTAACTTCAACTTTTTCCCACACCTATCAATTGATCAGAGATTTTTTAAATTAGGTGGAAGAAATTGAAGAAAACAGAAAAAACAAGGAGAACAAAGGGAGTCAAGACCTAAATCATAATTTATTAAAAAAATTTCTATATATCAAAAAAATAATTTGAAAAATGAAAACAGTTATTTGGTTAATTTATATTTTTGATTTTAATAATCTATACAATAATGCGAGCTCAGTACTCAAGATCTAGCTCATCATTCGCTAGGGCTATCTCTTCATTGCTCGCTAATCACTAATAAATTTTCAAGAAATATAAAGTTGTTTTTTAGATAGGGTAATTGTTTAAGATTTCATGTAAATCATTAAATCCATTTTTAAGATCAATCAATACAACGTTGCTTAAAGCTTCATCAATAAGTTCTTTTATTTTTAACTTGCTCTCGACCTCAATCATAACCTTCTCATCAAGTTTCGTTAAGTCTCTTTGACTTTCTTTTGTGAAGTTAATAACCCCGATTTTCTTTGAGTAATCTACAATCTCTTGGTCAATTAACCCGATTAATGGAAAAAGAACTTGCTTATCATATATTGAAGTTATCTTAAATGAATTCATAAAAGTATTGAGTGTACTTTGACCTAAATTTTCTCCACTAACGATGGTATCAATACCAACTTTGTCAGCATAAACACATGCTATGTGCATGATGATCCTCTTGAATAAAAAAGGCATATTCTTATCGTACTCAGGGGGACACACTTTTTTTAAATGGTTGATAATAAACCCTATCTTCATCACAATAAGATCATACTTTTTAACAGGTAAAAATTCTCTAATTAGAGTAGCTACAGTAATTGTTCTTCTCACACAAGATTGATTAACATAGGGACGAGTGTCAAAAAATAAAATATAAGGAAAAATTCCTTGTCTGGCCATTATCCAAGTTGCAACAGCGCTATAATTATCATCCGACAATAGACATAAGGCTTTTCCCTTCGATCCTACAGGTATCCCTCCCGGTCCATCATATTTATAAAAGAATATACAGGCTGTTTCATCTTCTATTCTTGCATAAATTACTTTTAAAGGGTCTTTCTTATCTTGTCTTACACCTTTTTCACCAAGTTCCCCAATAAGCCTTGCACAAGTTGCGAATTCGATATCTCGACTACTATACGGAAGAGTGCCTTTTAGCTCGACCCTTACTGTAAAAGTCTCATTTGGATAGATCAATTTCAATCCTGATCTTGTGATTGCTTCAATAACGTCATCATATTTTGATGGTACAATCTTTACTACTGCAGTATAATCCACACCTAGTATCTTCGATAAAACATCAGCAACTCTGACAGGGTCTTCAGCGTTCAGTAATATAATACCTTTTCTAGTTACCATATTAGAGAATTCCAATTCTGAAAGTTCTAATGAGGTAGATATCTGATGTTTAAGGCGGCTTAAAGAATCATCATAATTGTCATCAGAGAAAGATACAAGAACTTTATACTCCTGCAATTCTATTCACTTTCTTTTTTCCATTACAACAACATCTTTATGAGGATTTAGTTAACCACATAATTATGAGGTTTTTTACACTAAAAGAAAGATGGGGTTCTTCTCATCATAATTTATTTATTCTTAATATGCGCCGTATTTTTCTACTGATTTTCTAAGTACCCTGACGTTATCAGCAGGAGTTTCTAATGGAATTTCACAGCCAGTAGAGAGAATATAACCTCCTCCTTCTTTTGCTTTCTCTATACAAGACTTTGCCTCTTTCTCGATATCAATCGCTCTCTTGAAGGGCATTTTTGTCTGATCTACATTCCCTATTATACAAACCTTGTTTCCAAACTTCTTCTTAACTTTTCCAACATCTCCTGTTGCGAAACAGATAGCATCTGGATTTAAGTCAACTTGCAGATCGAGATAAGGTTTACTCGATACATTACCTATTATTACACTCGCACCGTAATTTTTTAGAGAGGTTACAACTGATCTTAAATATCTTATATCAAATTCCAAGCATTGTGTCTTACTCATTAAATCGCCTCCAGCAAATCCATCTTTGATCAGTATTACATTTACTCCTTGGTCTATCATCGATCGTCCATATTCTATACAAGTATGTGTAGTTATCTTTAACATCTTTTTTAATAAATCAGGATTTATCAGTATATCCTTCAAAATTTTATCAAATCCCCTTATGCCATCCAAAATAGTAAATGGTGAGCTCATGAATCCGACAACGGTAGTATCTTTTCCGACAGTATCCACAAGAATATTTAAGCTTTCTAATATCATAGGCATTCTTCCGTCTTTTAAAGGGTCTGGAACCTCTAATTTATCAACTTCCTCTGAATCCTTTAAAATATACTCAACAATTTTAGGGTAGTCCATTTCCTTTTTCTCAATTTTGGAGCCCAACGCTTCTGCCTCTACAGTTATGCATCCCCATGGTGACATAACATTATCATGTCCAAACATCTCTCTGGCCTTCATTTGTGTTTTTGCAATTCCTTGAGCTGAGTAGTAGACATCTCTCATTGTAACGCCAAGTTCGTTGAGGACGGAATGTCCAGCTCCAAGATATAAGTAAAATAGTGGCACTCTTTCAGGCTTTTCTAGATTTAATGTTACTTCAAACCTTTCTAATGAATTCATTTCTTCTCTCACTTATATACATGAGTCCAACTTGATATTAGTAAAATAGAGATATTATATCATATCCAGCCTCCATAAAATGATCTTTAGAATCTCTATCAGGATGATATCTTAATGTCAGTTTCCGATAAGTATTCTTTATATCTTCTTCGTTTGCATAGCTATCTAAACCAAGAATTCGCTCAGCTCTTATTCTAATCGATTCTTCTTTGAACCGATGCTTCTTCTTCAACTTCATTTGAAAGATTTGAATTATTAAATTTAAGCCTTTTTGACTTTAAAGATAATATTTTTTAGATTGAAGATTAGTATTTACTCAGAAGAATAATAAATTCTGAAGAGAAGGCTTTGAGAGAGATAGAACGAGAAGAATAATTGCATTTGAAAACCATTAATCATATATTCGACTCTTTAGGAGAGTATAGAGCATAGAGATGAAACTTCTGAAAATTGTAGGAATTTTATGTTTATCTTCACTTTTAATTTTCATTGTGCCAGTAATAAAGGTCCAAGCTTTGAGTGAAGTTGTTGAATTGGATAAGATTGAAACAGAAATTGAAATAAAATTTACATCTTCAAATAGAACTTACTGCTCTTTAGAGGTGGGTTCTTCACTAGAAGTTAATGGTTGGATAACACCTTCTCCTTCTAATGATGTAAACATTGTATTGACATATATACCACAACGCGGAGAGTTGATAAATTATACTGTATTAACTTCATCGGGGTTTTTTAATCATACATTCAGCCCAGGGACTGTTGGTAATTGGGTAGTCACAGCAAGCTGGGATGGTGATGAAGAGTGTGAAGGAGCTGTAAGTAAAACGCTCCATATCAAGGTCACTCAGCAAACATGGATCGTAATGATTTTATTTTTTAGTATAGGGGCCATCTTTATTTTAGTGTCTCTTTTTATAGCTCGTCCTTATACCAAAAGACGATTTCATTTGCTTCCTAAAAAGAACAAATAGAGATGTGTAAATATTACCAACCTCAGAGTCAACCTAATAATCAATCAATATAATTTAGATCAATAATATAGTTATTTGTTAAGTCGTTTCTTTTTGGTTATACGTTTCTTCATTTCCTTTAAAAGTGGCCTATATACGTCATAGGTATATTTAAGCCATGGAGCATAGCGTCTTCCCCATATATGAAGGGTAGGCTGAATCTGGTATGTCTGATAAGAGTATTCATCGAGTGCCTTTTCTATATACTCTATCCATTCCTTCAACTTATCAGTATCATTTGGGATTCGTATCATTATCACTGGTTTTACTATATCAGTTATAGTCGTAAATCCAAATCTTTGATAAAAATTTCTTAATTTCTCTTCACACCCAGGTTGTGATAAAGGTGTTAAAGCGATTAGTGTATCCCATTCTACAAACATTTTTTGCATGATCATGGTACCAATACCTTGACTTCTGTATGGTTTAGCAACTTCCATTACATCAAGGAATTTGGTATTCGGTAAAGTTTGCCAATCTATAATCGCTGCAAAGCCAACTATCTTATTCTCTTTGATTGCTAAAAAGATTTCACCTCCTTCTGAAAGCTTTTGTTTTAAAAATTCTTTAAACTTAACCTTTCCTTCCTTTCCTAAAGATTTAATACACCATGTAAAGCCATCTGTAACATCAAGACTCTGTAGATCAGATGTCGTCAGTTTCTTAACTACAACCATCAGATTTCAACTGTAGTTTATTAAAAAATCATTAATCGAGTCAATTAAAAATATTTCTAAATTGGATTTAGCTTGTGATATAGATGTTCTATTTATAAGGCCATCTATTTACAAAAGTATCAATTCATTTGTAAATATTACAAAAGACAGTTAGTACTTATCATACACAAAGTAAAAATAACAGCAATCCCAATGTATAAGAGTATGGGTAGTCAAGCAACAGTAGATGTAGGAGAAGTAGAGTGGTTGGATACTCCGATTAAACATTGCGAATTTATCAGGTCTACAAGAAGAATTTCTAGCATGAAACCCAAAGATCTTGAAGATATGTATATGAATATCACTTTGGGCTCACTATCTAGGGAAGACAAGGAGTTTATTATCCGTAGTATGTCGCCCACGATTGAGGAATGCATCGAAGGGTCAAAACAAACGAGAATTACTTTTATTTATAACTTAATGAAACTTCTTTCACATAGATATAAAATGTACAAGAAATTGTATTATAGTGTAGTAAAGAATGCTGATGTAATCATGGCTGATAAGTACAACATGAGAGTATTCTGTCATTATGAGGCACTTAGGAGCTTAAAAAAACGTCTGATAGGTGGTAAAGAGCTTCTATTCAGAGATATGCCAAAAGTAGAAATTCCTTAATAAATCGAGAATATCAAATCAAATAAAACTTGAATCATCATTCATTTTACCTTAAGTTAATTTTTAAAATCAGAACTCTAAGTATGAAAAAGTAAAAAAAGTTTAAATTAAGAATGAATGAGCCTCAATATGAGGTAAATGCCGAAATATTCTCCAAAAAGAAGAGTTTTGGCTGCTTTAATGGGTGGAAAGGTAGATAGAGTACCTGCGACATGTATAGGGGCCTGTGGAGGGAGTGTCTCAACGGAGATTCAGGAAACTGTCGGAATATATTGGCCTAATGCTTTTAAAGATCCTCAAAAGATGGCAAATCTTGCTATAGCTAGTCAAAAGATAACTGGACTCGAAAATGTTAATGTTGGACATGAATTCAGTATATTGCCAGAAGCTTTAGGGTGTGAAATCAAATGGTATGATCGTCGTGATCTAAAACCGGCAATGATAAGTCATCCCTTTGAAAATCCTAAGGACCTAAAAATGCCTAATGATCTTCTTGAGAGAGGTAGAATTCCAGCAATAATGGAAGCGATTTACATGTTAAGGAAAGAAGTGGGGGATTTCCTCCCTATTACAAGCTTTGTCTTTGGCCCCTACTCGCTAGCTGGTGAGCTGGCAGAACCTAAGAGATTTATGATGTGGTCAATTAGGAAACCAGAAGATGCTAAAAAGTATATTGATTTAGCTGTGGAAGTAATTATAGAATACGCTAAGGCACAATACCGTGCAGGCTCGGATATAGTATCATTAGGTGAGCCTTTAGGTACACCTGATAAAGCCGGTCCTCAAGTCTTCGAAGTGCTCATTAAGCCAGCATTAAAGGAAATTGCAAAAAATTTAGACGGAATAAGGGTTTTACATCTATGTGGAGATGTAGAGTCTTTCATACCAGAAATGGTCGATATTGGTTTCGACGCGATAAGCGTTAAACAAAGTGTTGATATTGCTCGAATCAAGCCTATTGTAGGAGATGTTACAATTTTGGGCAATATTGAATCAAAAGGAGTACTGACTCATGGCACTCCTGATGAGGTTAGGATTATCGCAAAGAAAGCACTTGAATCTGGTGTCGATCTGCTTGAGCCAGGCTGTGGTATCGAACCTGCAATGCCGATCAATAATATAAAAGTTCTAGCAGAAGAAGTAAGAAAATTTAAAATTAATGGATAATTTAATCATCTATTAAAATCTTAGAATGGCGTTTAACGATATAAAGGTTGAGAATCCGATAGAAGGTTCTTACTTACCGTAATATCTATTACCTTTCTGATTATCTACTTTTGATTAACTTTACATTTCTATGATTATTTTCAAATAGAGAAATGATTAGTTTTAGAGAGTATCACTCTCTAAATGAGTAGTTAAGCACCTTTGAACCAATTGGAGTTGGGGTTATTTCTACTCGGCTCTCAATTTTCTCTTCATGTGGAATTTGTCTCTCTACATGTGATCGTTCTATAGAAGGATAGTCCCATACCCCACCAACTTTAAACGTAGCTGGAGAAGCGATAGGGATTTGAGGCCTATTTATTGCAACTACGACTCTTCCATCTTCGGTTTTATATCTAGAAATTTCTATTAGTTTTATACCGAACTTGATATAATTCGCAACATCTAAAAGTTCTTTTTTGAAGGCGGGAGCAACTAAAATAACTTTTGGATCTTCTCCCAATCCCTTACTGAGCTTATCCAGATCCACTTTCAGCCCATGTAATTTCTGCATGAATTTTGTATTTGATGAGATTCTAAACTTCATTGTATCAGGATTGGACTTCATAAAATCACAATAAGGTAAGATTTGGGGTATTACCTCGGTGCCTGTAATTATGTTTCTTAGCTCGATTATTAATGGTCTTAAATCAAACATATCCAATCCTAACATATGTGCAAAAGAGCCATCGGAAGTTTCTATTTTATTGTCTAACAGAACTACATTTCCTAAGATTCTTTCATTTGTCATTATGAGTTTTCTAAGCTCTGTTACTTCTATCTTTTCAGGTTCTTTCTTTATTTCTAGAATTTGACCTTCCGATCCAACTGTATAAAGTTCTACCATCTATACACACCAAATTTTCTTCGTTTACTTTTAATTTATTGATGATTGTCTGAATTTATTGATCGTTGCCTTTGAATTTATTGAGTATGTAAGATAACCAAATTATTAATTAAATCTATTAAAATGAATATTCTTCTCAATATAACTCGGATCATCATTTATCACTCATGAAAGTTATTTTAACGTCTCTTTTTGCTGCGAAACCAAACTCTACTTCGACTGCTTTGAGTATTGCACAGGGAACAGGACAGGTTGCATGTAGACATTCTGAAGATAACTGATACACGATATTTTTAAGAAGATTTCTTGTGGATTCACGTCCCTCTAATTCTTTCAACTTTTCTGAAAATTCGTTTAAAAGGGGGCAATCTGACTCGATATTTATTTTAGCCTTCGATCCCGATTTTTCTACTTTAATGATAACCTTCCGTTTGCATATTCCTGGATCGACCTTAACTTTTGTCACTCCCGTCATTTTAAGCGATACTTCCAAAATAAGGTTAATTAACTTTTTATATAAACACTTGATGAACTTTTTCTGATAGAGAAGACAGTAGAATGAAAGAAACAAAAGTAATACTTTTCTCATACACCCTTAACATTGAGAGAGTATGTGCTTCAAGTATGAGGTCATGCTACTCTCAACACTCAGCGTCAGATCTTTACCTTAACAAAGAACTCTTAAGTGATTTTGATGTTAAGAGAATGTTAGAGAAGGCTCTTCAGTTAGGACATCTTGATGTGATTGAACATGGTACTTTAACATATAGTTTGGAAAATGTATCAAGAGTTCTCACACATCAACTAGTGAGACATAGGCTTGCCTCCTTTTCACAGCAGAGTCAAAGACATGTAAAGATAGGAAAAGATGAATGGTATATAAGGCCTCCATCCATAGATATAAAAGAGAAAATTCAAGGAGAATTAAATGGATTAAAAATCGAACTTAACTATGATGATTATATGGCCCTTAGTGAGCATATTTACAGAGCCTATTCAGAAAAAGGATCATATAAGGAAGATGCTAGATTCATCATCCCGTCTGCATCGAAAACGAATATAACTATCACAGCAAATCCAAGGGAGTTTAGACACATCTTCGGTCAGAGATGCGATATTGCAGCCCAATGGGAGATTCAGGATGTTTCCTGGGCTATGTTATCATCAGCAAAGTTAATAGCGCCAACGATTTTCAAAACTCTCAACCTTCCTGC
This genomic interval carries:
- a CDS encoding MtaA/CmuA family methyltransferase — protein: MPKYSPKRRVLAALMGGKVDRVPATCIGACGGSVSTEIQETVGIYWPNAFKDPQKMANLAIASQKITGLENVNVGHEFSILPEALGCEIKWYDRRDLKPAMISHPFENPKDLKMPNDLLERGRIPAIMEAIYMLRKEVGDFLPITSFVFGPYSLAGELAEPKRFMMWSIRKPEDAKKYIDLAVEVIIEYAKAQYRAGSDIVSLGEPLGTPDKAGPQVFEVLIKPALKEIAKNLDGIRVLHLCGDVESFIPEMVDIGFDAISVKQSVDIARIKPIVGDVTILGNIESKGVLTHGTPDEVRIIAKKALESGVDLLEPGCGIEPAMPINNIKVLAEEVRKFKING
- a CDS encoding GNAT family N-acetyltransferase, whose protein sequence is MVVVKKLTTSDLQSLDVTDGFTWCIKSLGKEGKVKFKEFLKQKLSEGGEIFLAIKENKIVGFAAIIDWQTLPNTKFLDVMEVAKPYRSQGIGTMIMQKMFVEWDTLIALTPLSQPGCEEKLRNFYQRFGFTTITDIVKPVIMIRIPNDTDKLKEWIEYIEKALDEYSYQTYQIQPTLHIWGRRYAPWLKYTYDVYRPLLKEMKKRITKKKRLNK
- a CDS encoding THUMP domain-containing protein gives rise to the protein MQEYKVLVSFSDDNYDDSLSRLKHQISTSLELSELEFSNMVTRKGIILLNAEDPVRVADVLSKILGVDYTAVVKIVPSKYDDVIEAITRSGLKLIYPNETFTVRVELKGTLPYSSRDIEFATCARLIGELGEKGVRQDKKDPLKVIYARIEDETACIFFYKYDGPGGIPVGSKGKALCLLSDDNYSAVATWIMARQGIFPYILFFDTRPYVNQSCVRRTITVATLIREFLPVKKYDLIVMKIGFIINHLKKVCPPEYDKNMPFLFKRIIMHIACVYADKVGIDTIVSGENLGQSTLNTFMNSFKITSIYDKQVLFPLIGLIDQEIVDYSKKIGVINFTKESQRDLTKLDEKVMIEVESKLKIKELIDEALSNVVLIDLKNGFNDLHEILNNYPI
- a CDS encoding DnaJ domain-containing protein, with the protein product MKKKHRFKEESIRIRAERILGLDSYANEEDIKNTYRKLTLRYHPDRDSKDHFMEAGYDIISLFY
- a CDS encoding uroporphyrinogen decarboxylase family protein; this translates as MNSLERFEVTLNLEKPERVPLFYLYLGAGHSVLNELGVTMRDVYYSAQGIAKTQMKAREMFGHDNVMSPWGCITVEAEALGSKIEKKEMDYPKIVEYILKDSEEVDKLEVPDPLKDGRMPMILESLNILVDTVGKDTTVVGFMSSPFTILDGIRGFDKILKDILINPDLLKKMLKITTHTCIEYGRSMIDQGVNVILIKDGFAGGDLMSKTQCLEFDIRYLRSVVTSLKNYGASVIIGNVSSKPYLDLQVDLNPDAICFATGDVGKVKKKFGNKVCIIGNVDQTKMPFKRAIDIEKEAKSCIEKAKEGGGYILSTGCEIPLETPADNVRVLRKSVEKYGAY
- the thyX gene encoding FAD-dependent thymidylate synthase; amino-acid sequence: MKETKVILFSYTLNIERVCASSMRSCYSQHSASDLYLNKELLSDFDVKRMLEKALQLGHLDVIEHGTLTYSLENVSRVLTHQLVRHRLASFSQQSQRHVKIGKDEWYIRPPSIDIKEKIQGELNGLKIELNYDDYMALSEHIYRAYSEKGSYKEDARFIIPSASKTNITITANPREFRHIFGQRCDIAAQWEIQDVSWAMLSSAKLIAPTIFKTLNLPAYKESSAVERCNKLDELLSNYRFAFEKADKGDLLEIDLSKLDLSHKVHSYILKCE